A section of the Oncorhynchus keta strain PuntledgeMale-10-30-2019 chromosome 15, Oket_V2, whole genome shotgun sequence genome encodes:
- the LOC118394542 gene encoding dual specificity protein phosphatase 12: MIQVETGVYIGAASDLKDAQDLTNAGITHILTVDSEQPASPDGPFRMKYVYSLDESSTDLLSHLDDCIRFICDACEASKSVLVHCHVGQSRSAAVVTAYLMKCHKMNFGDAYAKLQQLKPDVKMNEGFVDQLALYESLRCEVDVTSPQYKQYRLQKLTEKYPELQNVPKELFAVDPYLSTCSEVVYRCKKCRRTLFRASSILGHTIGNGPTAFAYKKMSNLPSGDQTQCTSYFTEPVQWMEQALLGVMDGQILCPKCSSKLGSFSWCGEQCSCGRWVTPAFQMHKNRVDEIKHISIATLKS; the protein is encoded by the exons ATGATTCaggtagagacaggagtctaCATCGGGGCAGCATCTGACCTGAAAGATGCCCAGGACCTGACCAATGCTGGCATCACCCACATACTCACAGTGGACTCAGAGCAGCCAGCTTCACCTGATGGGCCATTTAGGATGAAGTATGTCTATTCCCTGGACGAATCCTCCACAGACCTACTCAGCCACCTTGATGACTGCATACGCTTCATATGTGATGCTTGCGAGGCATCAAAATCTGTCCTTGTGCATTG CCACGTAGGGCAAAGTCGGAGTGCGGCGGTGGTGACTGCTTACTTGATGAAATGTCATAAAATGAACTTCGGCGATGCCTATGCCAAACTCCAGCAACTTAAACCTGATGTAAA GATGAATGAGGGGTTTGTGGACCAGTTAGCACTATATGAGTCATTGCGTTGTGAAGTAGATGTCACCAGCCCCCAGTACAAGCAGTACAGACTCCAGAAACTCACAGAGAAATACCCAG AGCTTCAGAATGTCCCAAAGGAGTTGTTTGCAGTGGACCCTTACCTAAGCACCTGTTCTGAGGTGGTATACAGGTGTAAAAAATGTCG ACGGACACTGTTCCGCGCTTCCAGTATCCTCGGTCACACTATTGGCAATGGACCGACTGCTTTTGCCTATAAGAAGATGAGTAACCTACCGAGTGGGGACCAGACCCAATGTACTTCCTACTTCACTGAGCCTGTCCAGTGGATGGAACAGGCCTTGTTAGGGGTGATGGATGGACAG ATCTTGTGCCCAAAGTGTAGCTCCAAGTTGGGCTCATTCAGCTGGTGTGGGGAGCAGTGTTCCTGTGGTCGATGGGTGACTCCAGCCTTCCAGATGCATAAAAACAGAGTGGATGAAATCAAACACATCAGTATAGCCACACTCAAATCATGA